A genomic window from Agrobacterium larrymoorei includes:
- a CDS encoding class I SAM-dependent methyltransferase, whose product MSDDAASNVIALYQAYAADFDRSRSRELMEKPWLDRFLAHLPPKVSILDMGCGAGEPIARYCIERGHQLTGIDASISLISLCRERFPGHRWLVGDMRDLSLDRRFDGLIAWHSLFHLTPDDQQIVLERSMRRATEDAVMLFTAGPDRQETFGRFCGQTLYHASLAFEEYRLILADGGFEIIAHEIEDQSCGGATIYLARRSRSSPFRREALRPCALFCCP is encoded by the coding sequence ATGTCTGATGACGCGGCAAGCAATGTGATCGCGCTGTATCAGGCATATGCTGCCGATTTTGATCGATCGCGCAGCCGCGAACTCATGGAGAAACCCTGGCTGGACAGGTTTCTCGCGCATTTGCCGCCCAAGGTGTCGATACTGGATATGGGCTGTGGGGCCGGGGAGCCGATAGCGCGCTACTGTATCGAACGCGGCCATCAGCTGACCGGCATCGATGCCTCCATCTCCCTGATTTCGCTGTGCCGTGAGCGATTTCCTGGCCATCGATGGCTTGTCGGGGACATGCGCGATCTGAGCTTGGACAGGCGCTTTGATGGTTTGATCGCCTGGCATAGCCTCTTTCACCTGACGCCGGACGACCAGCAAATTGTCCTCGAAAGGAGCATGCGCCGTGCAACGGAAGACGCCGTTATGTTGTTCACGGCAGGCCCTGACCGTCAGGAAACGTTCGGACGTTTCTGTGGCCAGACGCTTTATCACGCCAGTCTAGCATTTGAGGAGTATCGGTTGATCCTCGCTGACGGTGGTTTTGAGATCATCGCACATGAGATCGAGGATCAGAGCTGTGGCGGGGCGACGATCTATTTGGCAAGGCGTAGCCGCAGTTCGCCTTTCCGGCGAGAAGCGTTACGTCCATGCGCTTTATTTTGCTGCCCGTGA
- the blaOXA gene encoding class D beta-lactamase produces MCLLAAASTPARAQAVQPFECTLVTSVETGAVINQQGACDRRVSPSSTFKVPLALIGYDAGILQDEFNPAWDWQKGVDAAPQERKTVDPTTWQKESIRWYSREITSRLGKEKFASYVRRLGFGNGDVAGDPGKDNGLTDSWVNTSLEISPVEQVGFMRRLLANNLPFSRDAQNKTKAIVPVFDGAEAWSAHGTTGTGTMKGPDGKPDPNRPFGWFVGWAEREGQHIVFVRLRVGDKPSAQPMGEVVRGEFLRDIQRYATHR; encoded by the coding sequence ATGTGCCTCCTCGCAGCGGCTTCCACGCCAGCGCGCGCTCAGGCCGTGCAGCCCTTCGAATGCACGCTGGTCACATCGGTGGAAACCGGTGCGGTTATCAATCAGCAGGGCGCTTGCGACAGGCGCGTCTCGCCCAGCTCCACCTTCAAGGTGCCACTGGCGCTGATCGGCTATGACGCCGGAATCCTTCAGGACGAGTTCAATCCGGCCTGGGACTGGCAGAAGGGTGTGGATGCCGCACCGCAGGAGCGCAAGACGGTGGATCCCACGACTTGGCAGAAAGAGTCGATCCGCTGGTACTCGCGTGAAATCACCAGCCGTCTCGGCAAGGAAAAATTCGCCTCCTATGTAAGGCGCCTCGGTTTCGGCAATGGTGACGTGGCGGGAGATCCGGGCAAGGACAATGGGCTGACCGATTCCTGGGTCAACACGTCGCTGGAGATCTCGCCCGTCGAGCAGGTGGGGTTCATGCGGCGACTGCTGGCTAACAACCTGCCGTTTTCTCGTGACGCGCAGAACAAGACCAAGGCCATCGTTCCGGTGTTTGACGGCGCCGAAGCCTGGAGTGCTCATGGCACGACGGGTACCGGCACCATGAAAGGGCCGGATGGCAAGCCAGATCCCAATCGGCCCTTCGGATGGTTCGTCGGCTGGGCAGAGCGTGAAGGTCAGCACATCGTTTTCGTTCGCCTGCGCGTCGGTGACAAGCCCTCGGCGCAGCCGATGGGCGAGGTGGTGCGAGGTGAGTTTCTGCGCGATATTCAGCGCTATGCCACCCATCGGTAG
- a CDS encoding PQQ-dependent sugar dehydrogenase — translation MVSRILAPALLLAGVALILPACSEQNDNFDISQQIGPDPVLPEPSMSLIPDLKVAEVVGWKDGEMPTVPEGLKISVYQKDLVNPRTVHTLPNGDVLVVQSRAPQGGQSSSRPKDIIRGFIMSIAHGETGGPPKESNIITLLRDTNRDGVVDERHDLLKKLDSPFGVAFADNTLYVATSNEILAYPYQLGQNEITAEPRVLTQLPGGPINHHWTKDLALSPDGKFLYASVGSNSNITENGLEAEKNRAAILQVDRQTGAWKLFASGLRNPNGLAFNPESKELWAVINERDELGPNLVPDYMTSVKEGGFYGWPWSYYGNHVDDRVHPLRPDMVEKAIKPDYALSSHVAALGLTFSLNSALPAPYQNGAFIGEHGSWNRTAFNGYRVTFVPFENGKPVGKTQDVVTGFLQGDKARGRPVGVGIDGTGALLVADDAGNTVWRVAAADGAVTPAPIATDDVSGASSGGTAQAGQPAAPAVPAQPAAPAQPAAPASPAPTN, via the coding sequence ATGGTTTCCCGCATTCTCGCCCCCGCCCTGCTGCTTGCAGGCGTTGCGCTCATCCTGCCGGCCTGCAGCGAGCAGAACGATAATTTCGATATTTCCCAGCAGATAGGCCCAGACCCTGTTCTTCCCGAGCCCTCCATGAGCTTGATCCCCGACCTCAAGGTCGCAGAGGTGGTGGGCTGGAAGGACGGCGAAATGCCGACGGTGCCGGAAGGCCTGAAGATCTCCGTCTATCAGAAGGACCTCGTCAATCCGCGCACCGTGCATACGCTACCGAATGGCGACGTTCTGGTGGTGCAGTCGCGTGCACCGCAAGGCGGCCAATCATCGTCGCGTCCCAAGGACATCATTCGCGGCTTCATCATGTCGATCGCCCATGGTGAAACCGGTGGACCGCCGAAGGAAAGCAACATCATCACGCTGCTCAGAGACACGAACCGAGATGGCGTTGTGGATGAGCGCCACGATCTTCTGAAAAAGCTCGACTCGCCCTTTGGCGTCGCCTTTGCCGACAATACGCTTTATGTCGCAACCTCCAATGAAATTCTCGCCTACCCCTATCAACTGGGTCAGAACGAAATCACCGCCGAACCGCGTGTGCTGACACAACTTCCCGGTGGTCCGATCAACCACCACTGGACAAAGGATCTGGCGCTGAGCCCCGATGGCAAGTTCCTTTATGCCTCCGTCGGTTCGAACTCGAACATCACCGAAAACGGATTGGAGGCCGAAAAGAACCGCGCTGCCATTTTGCAGGTCGACCGCCAGACAGGCGCGTGGAAGCTGTTCGCATCTGGCTTGCGCAATCCGAACGGTCTTGCCTTCAACCCCGAAAGCAAGGAACTCTGGGCCGTCATCAACGAGCGCGATGAGCTCGGGCCGAATCTTGTGCCGGACTACATGACCTCGGTGAAGGAAGGCGGCTTCTACGGCTGGCCTTGGAGCTATTACGGCAATCATGTGGATGACCGCGTGCATCCTCTCCGGCCGGATATGGTGGAAAAGGCGATCAAGCCGGATTACGCGCTGTCCAGCCATGTCGCGGCGCTTGGCCTGACCTTCTCGCTGAACTCGGCGCTGCCCGCCCCCTATCAGAACGGTGCCTTCATCGGCGAACATGGGAGCTGGAACAGGACGGCCTTCAACGGTTATCGGGTGACCTTCGTGCCCTTCGAAAACGGCAAACCCGTGGGCAAGACGCAGGACGTGGTAACGGGCTTCCTTCAAGGCGACAAGGCCAGAGGCCGTCCCGTCGGCGTCGGCATCGATGGCACCGGCGCCCTGCTGGTGGCAGATGATGCGGGCAATACGGTGTGGCGTGTCGCAGCCGCAGATGGCGCTGTCACACCGGCACCGATTGCGACCGACGATGTCTCCGGCGCATCGTCCGGCGGCACTGCCCAAGCGGGACAACCAGCAGCACCCGCAGTTCCTGCCCAGCCTGCGGCACCTGCGCAGCCCGCAGCTCCCGCATCACCCGCCCCTACGAATTGA
- a CDS encoding DUF1214 domain-containing protein, with amino-acid sequence MFRVPFLVAISLVIAFGGGIVSTLVALEATSGFGSIKIGAWDAFPESQTIEADPYAKAHRADAGKLLYGTAEGLAFTAANDSSGQRLTGQCRYTLTGKLPPARFWTVYVADQQGNLLDDGSGRPVALNSRNLLHGPEGGVSITLASTATPFNWLAVPATGNFKLVLTLLDTPIAGSAGLIDITMPTIDKTDCGNA; translated from the coding sequence GTGTTTCGAGTTCCGTTTCTTGTCGCCATCTCCCTCGTCATTGCCTTTGGCGGTGGTATTGTTTCCACCCTTGTGGCGCTCGAGGCCACATCCGGTTTCGGGTCGATCAAGATCGGCGCATGGGATGCGTTTCCCGAATCACAGACGATCGAGGCAGACCCCTATGCCAAGGCCCACCGGGCTGATGCGGGCAAGCTTCTCTACGGAACGGCCGAAGGTTTGGCCTTTACCGCGGCGAATGACAGCAGCGGTCAACGCCTCACCGGCCAGTGCCGCTACACTCTCACCGGCAAACTGCCGCCTGCCCGCTTCTGGACCGTCTATGTTGCCGATCAGCAGGGCAATCTCCTGGATGACGGCTCCGGACGGCCTGTCGCGCTTAACTCGCGCAATCTCCTGCATGGCCCCGAAGGCGGGGTTTCCATTACGCTTGCGTCGACCGCAACGCCCTTCAACTGGCTTGCCGTGCCGGCAACCGGCAATTTCAAGCTGGTACTGACCCTGCTCGATACCCCGATTGCTGGAAGTGCCGGCCTGATCGACATCACCATGCCAACCATTGACAAGACGGATTGCGGCAATGCTTAG
- a CDS encoding YcgN family cysteine cluster protein, which translates to MSDAPFWKTKSLAQMSNSEWESLCDGCGLCCLNKLEDWDTGEVVFTSVACQLLDGTSCRCSDYENRRATVPDCIQLDLKLVDEIGWLPPTCAYALVRDGKDLYWWHHLVSGDPETVHIAGISARGRTVNEKDVPVDDFEDYVVDWPLTVGWRPEAQKPR; encoded by the coding sequence ATGAGTGACGCGCCGTTCTGGAAAACCAAATCGCTGGCGCAAATGAGTAACAGCGAATGGGAGAGCTTGTGCGATGGCTGTGGCCTCTGTTGTCTCAACAAGCTGGAAGACTGGGATACGGGCGAGGTGGTGTTCACCTCCGTCGCCTGCCAGCTGCTGGACGGCACGAGCTGTCGCTGCTCCGATTACGAAAACCGGCGCGCCACCGTGCCCGATTGTATCCAGCTCGATCTGAAGCTGGTCGATGAGATCGGCTGGTTGCCGCCGACCTGTGCCTACGCGTTGGTCCGGGACGGGAAGGATCTCTACTGGTGGCATCATCTGGTCTCGGGCGATCCCGAAACGGTTCATATCGCGGGCATTTCCGCACGTGGACGCACGGTCAACGAGAAGGACGTCCCTGTGGATGATTTCGAGGACTATGTGGTGGACTGGCCTTTGACGGTGGGATGGCGACCAGAGGCGCAAAAGCCGCGTTGA
- a CDS encoding DUF2971 domain-containing protein yields MILYYYTSLVHGLTSIRDKRIKISSFDTLNDPFDILNIAAKTEEQRNDLKKIRDRLTSKGGMICASENWNEPLMWSHYADKHAGVCVALRVDPTEWRKVQYANKRLGIEAYNVKSIEDLSRDQLEEISTIKSDFWTYEQEWRRFYIYEEKDYVTNLDFGYFDRAMMPIGLIFGHRAKVGKERIASILSSNPSLKIGITRPAYTSFKVLLDQTMIRKQVDDKARLKYDFKDKSLFWQSENLLTHFQRTKNSRLSTNNSGRCRPPLSAILRSRQHSSFGKVAVPPHPANRSSDKSPTKERLLRPQTA; encoded by the coding sequence ATGATCCTCTATTACTACACTTCGCTAGTTCACGGCCTGACGTCAATACGGGACAAGCGCATCAAGATTTCGTCCTTCGATACCCTCAATGATCCATTCGACATTCTCAACATCGCGGCGAAAACGGAAGAGCAGCGCAATGACTTGAAGAAGATCCGTGACAGGCTCACTAGCAAGGGCGGTATGATTTGCGCCAGTGAGAACTGGAACGAACCGCTTATGTGGAGCCATTACGCCGATAAACACGCAGGGGTTTGCGTAGCATTACGCGTTGACCCGACCGAATGGCGAAAGGTTCAATACGCTAACAAGCGCTTGGGTATCGAAGCATACAACGTCAAAAGTATCGAAGATTTAAGCCGCGACCAACTCGAAGAAATTTCAACCATCAAGTCGGACTTCTGGACATATGAGCAGGAGTGGCGAAGGTTCTATATTTATGAAGAGAAGGACTATGTCACGAATCTAGATTTCGGTTACTTTGATCGCGCGATGATGCCAATCGGTCTGATATTTGGTCACAGGGCTAAGGTTGGGAAGGAACGCATAGCCAGTATCTTGAGTTCTAACCCGTCACTGAAGATCGGCATTACAAGGCCTGCGTACACCTCATTCAAGGTCCTGCTTGACCAGACAATGATCAGAAAGCAGGTAGACGATAAGGCGCGTCTAAAATACGACTTCAAAGACAAGAGCCTATTTTGGCAAAGCGAAAACCTTCTGACTCATTTTCAGCGGACGAAGAACTCCCGCTTAAGTACGAATAACAGTGGCCGATGCAGGCCTCCCCTTTCGGCCATTCTCAGGTCGAGGCAACATAGTAGTTTTGGGAAGGTGGCCGTGCCTCCCCACCCTGCAAATAGGTCGTCAGATAAATCACCAACAAAGGAAAGATTACTGCGACCACAAACTGCTTAA
- a CDS encoding DUF1254 domain-containing protein, translating to MLRVILAVFTGLVGAAVLHLLILFSIPHFSNRDAYTRAVFQAVPNRFHLVDKDGHQKGGLGSEDPFMRVAVCTYNVEEKPVRLSAFGAVPFWSIAIFDSASNEIFSMNDRTSAGGELDILISSPEQSGAIRKAQVQALSKSILVEAGRNEGYAVLRTMVPQASFLEEAERFLGEATCEPASLK from the coding sequence ATGCTTAGGGTCATTCTCGCCGTCTTCACGGGCTTGGTTGGTGCCGCTGTTCTCCACCTCCTCATCCTCTTCTCGATCCCGCACTTCTCCAACCGCGACGCTTACACGCGCGCGGTGTTCCAGGCTGTGCCCAATCGTTTTCATCTGGTCGACAAGGATGGCCATCAAAAGGGTGGCCTCGGCAGTGAGGATCCGTTCATGCGGGTTGCCGTCTGCACCTATAATGTCGAAGAAAAGCCGGTCAGGCTTTCGGCTTTCGGTGCGGTGCCGTTCTGGTCGATCGCGATCTTCGACAGTGCGTCGAATGAGATCTTCAGCATGAACGACCGCACATCGGCGGGCGGTGAACTGGATATTTTGATCTCCAGCCCGGAGCAGAGCGGTGCTATTCGCAAGGCGCAAGTCCAGGCGCTATCGAAATCGATTTTGGTGGAAGCAGGTCGCAACGAAGGCTACGCCGTTTTACGAACGATGGTACCGCAGGCGAGCTTCCTGGAAGAAGCGGAGCGGTTCCTGGGAGAGGCTACATGCGAGCCTGCGTCTTTGAAGTAG
- a CDS encoding MFS transporter — protein MKSRVIVFTTLAITQIAGWGVIGILPVLASSIAKDLQVDLATAFLGVTAMYVVMGLSAPLVGKAFARLGVKHVMLCGAGLIGMALAAMASVNSLAAYLACWCAIGVGGAMFLTTSAYAYLAEFAGNRARGMIGSLMLVTGLAGSVFWPLTAWLDHLLGWRGVTQIYGGGVLLLVLPLLALSLPDVRSTSASPVSGRTKNRRGHILWFLVAAISLNSFVTLGMESVGIELFKALGADLTLAVGLASFMGVLKVGGRLIDVIGGQTWNAIWTGILSGAMIPAAMLIPVVFGPSSGAIFAYIVIFGIGSGAFAVARATMPLEFYEKSDYAAAMSMIGLPMNLVNATAPPLLSGLMAFAGPSAMLLLMVACSGAALCSLLTLGHFKNRQRGLVA, from the coding sequence ATGAAATCGCGCGTCATTGTTTTTACCACTCTCGCCATCACGCAGATCGCCGGATGGGGTGTCATCGGCATCCTGCCGGTGTTGGCATCCTCCATTGCCAAAGATCTTCAAGTCGACCTAGCGACAGCGTTTCTCGGTGTGACAGCGATGTATGTGGTGATGGGCCTGTCCGCTCCTCTTGTGGGAAAAGCCTTCGCTAGGTTGGGTGTGAAACACGTCATGCTATGCGGGGCAGGCTTGATCGGTATGGCCCTCGCTGCAATGGCGAGCGTCAACTCGCTCGCGGCCTACCTGGCATGCTGGTGCGCCATCGGCGTTGGTGGCGCTATGTTTCTAACAACGTCCGCCTATGCCTATCTCGCGGAGTTCGCAGGCAACAGAGCGCGAGGCATGATCGGGTCATTGATGTTGGTAACCGGCCTTGCGGGCAGCGTCTTCTGGCCGCTGACGGCTTGGCTTGATCATCTCTTGGGTTGGCGCGGCGTAACGCAAATCTATGGGGGCGGCGTGCTTCTGCTTGTCCTCCCCTTGCTCGCTTTGAGCCTTCCAGATGTCAGAAGCACTTCTGCATCTCCAGTTTCCGGCAGAACGAAGAACCGTAGAGGTCATATTCTCTGGTTCCTCGTCGCCGCCATCTCGTTGAACAGTTTTGTTACCCTGGGAATGGAATCGGTTGGCATAGAGTTGTTTAAGGCGCTGGGTGCTGATCTGACTTTGGCAGTGGGCCTGGCCTCCTTCATGGGTGTTCTCAAAGTTGGCGGGCGGCTGATAGACGTGATAGGAGGCCAGACATGGAACGCGATTTGGACTGGAATCTTATCAGGAGCCATGATCCCTGCGGCTATGCTGATACCTGTGGTGTTCGGCCCCAGTAGCGGTGCCATCTTTGCCTATATAGTCATTTTCGGCATTGGCAGCGGCGCTTTTGCAGTGGCACGGGCTACAATGCCTTTGGAGTTCTATGAGAAATCGGACTATGCCGCTGCAATGTCGATGATCGGCTTGCCTATGAATTTGGTGAATGCCACGGCACCGCCGCTTCTGTCCGGCCTCATGGCCTTTGCTGGCCCCTCCGCCATGCTCTTGCTGATGGTGGCGTGCAGCGGAGCGGCGCTGTGCTCATTGCTGACGCTCGGCCATTTCAAGAACCGCCAACGCGGGTTGGTTGCCTGA
- a CDS encoding transglycosylase domain-containing protein yields MQEDNNKKPARRKRHILLRIDSWIDSSLWTAASRAFDFWEEVTIASRKLHVRGWKKFLVNMTCNALTVGAAGSVVMLALALPAFEETKKDWRYRGDFAVTFLDRYGNTIGHRGIIHEDSVPIDQMPDHFIKAVLATEDRRFFDHFGIDFIGLARAMSENARAGGVVQGGSTLTQQLAKNLFLTNERSLERKIKEAFLALWLEANMSKKEILALYLDRAYMGGGTFGAAAAAQFYFGKNLTDVTLAESAILAGLFKAPAKYAPHVNLPAARARANTVLSNLVQGGLMTEGQVVGARRNPATVIDREEVQAPDYFLDWAFDEVQRLAREGKIKDHTVVVRTTIDTGLQQAAEQAMEGSLREFGEGYKVKQGAMVMIENGGGIRAMVGGRDYGESQFNRATAALRQPGSSFKVYTYSAAMEKGYKPETLISDAPVTWRGWSPQNYGRSYAGKVTLQTALAKSYNTVPVRLAKDVLGTQIIVDTAKAMGVATPLRSDKTIPLGTSELTVLDQATGYAVFPANGMQSRRHGIEQVLDYEGKVLYDFDRDEPPAHRVLSEEATSKMNRMLVTIPVEGTARRGALDNGIVSGGKTGTSQAYRDAWYVGFTGNYTTAVWFGNDDFTSMNNMTGGALPAMTFKRLMDYAHQGMELRPIPGIQNPLPTGSRPQPAANAAQVASADANALPALTRPRSLSAEATRILRAVGQQLKEASAPTLSPQKVADVGDGVKR; encoded by the coding sequence GTGCAGGAAGACAACAACAAGAAACCGGCGCGCCGTAAACGCCATATTCTGCTTCGCATCGATTCCTGGATCGATTCAAGCCTGTGGACAGCCGCATCCCGTGCATTCGATTTCTGGGAAGAGGTGACGATCGCCTCTCGCAAACTGCATGTGCGCGGCTGGAAGAAATTTCTTGTCAACATGACCTGCAATGCGCTGACCGTCGGTGCAGCCGGCTCCGTCGTCATGCTGGCACTCGCACTTCCCGCCTTCGAGGAAACCAAGAAAGACTGGCGCTACCGCGGCGATTTTGCGGTGACCTTCCTCGATCGCTACGGCAACACGATCGGCCATCGCGGCATCATTCACGAGGATTCCGTTCCGATCGACCAGATGCCGGATCACTTCATCAAGGCGGTTCTGGCAACCGAAGACCGGCGCTTCTTCGATCATTTCGGCATCGATTTCATCGGCCTTGCCCGCGCCATGAGCGAGAACGCGCGGGCTGGTGGCGTCGTACAGGGTGGCTCGACGCTGACGCAGCAGCTTGCCAAGAACCTGTTTCTCACCAATGAGCGCTCGTTGGAGCGCAAGATCAAGGAAGCCTTCCTGGCATTGTGGCTGGAAGCCAATATGTCGAAGAAGGAAATCCTCGCGCTCTATCTCGACCGCGCCTATATGGGCGGCGGCACCTTTGGCGCGGCAGCAGCTGCCCAGTTTTACTTCGGCAAGAACCTGACCGACGTGACGCTGGCGGAATCCGCCATCCTTGCCGGTCTGTTTAAAGCTCCGGCGAAATACGCGCCGCATGTGAACCTGCCGGCGGCACGTGCGCGTGCCAACACGGTTCTCTCCAACCTCGTCCAGGGTGGATTGATGACCGAAGGCCAGGTTGTGGGTGCGCGTCGCAACCCGGCAACCGTTATCGACCGCGAAGAGGTGCAGGCACCCGATTACTTCCTTGATTGGGCCTTTGACGAAGTCCAGCGCTTGGCCAGGGAAGGCAAGATCAAAGACCACACCGTAGTGGTGCGCACCACCATCGATACCGGCCTGCAGCAGGCTGCCGAGCAGGCCATGGAAGGCAGCCTTCGCGAATTTGGCGAAGGTTACAAGGTCAAGCAGGGCGCGATGGTGATGATCGAAAATGGCGGCGGCATCCGCGCCATGGTCGGTGGTCGTGACTATGGCGAAAGCCAGTTCAACCGCGCAACGGCGGCGCTTCGCCAGCCCGGTTCTTCGTTCAAGGTCTACACCTACTCTGCCGCCATGGAAAAGGGCTACAAGCCGGAAACGCTGATTTCCGACGCGCCAGTCACCTGGCGTGGCTGGTCGCCACAGAATTACGGCCGCTCCTATGCCGGCAAGGTGACACTGCAGACTGCACTGGCCAAATCCTACAACACCGTTCCGGTGCGTCTCGCCAAGGACGTGCTCGGCACGCAGATCATCGTCGACACGGCAAAAGCGATGGGCGTTGCCACGCCGCTTCGCAGCGACAAGACCATTCCGCTCGGCACCTCAGAACTGACCGTGCTGGATCAGGCGACGGGCTACGCCGTCTTTCCCGCCAATGGCATGCAATCTCGTCGCCACGGCATTGAGCAGGTTCTCGATTACGAAGGCAAGGTTCTCTACGACTTCGACCGCGATGAACCGCCCGCCCATCGTGTGCTTTCGGAAGAAGCGACCTCGAAGATGAACCGTATGCTGGTGACGATTCCGGTGGAGGGAACCGCGCGGCGCGGCGCACTGGACAATGGCATCGTCTCCGGCGGCAAGACCGGAACGTCGCAGGCCTATCGTGACGCCTGGTATGTCGGCTTTACCGGTAACTACACGACTGCCGTGTGGTTCGGTAACGACGACTTCACCTCGATGAACAACATGACCGGCGGCGCGCTTCCCGCCATGACCTTCAAGCGGCTGATGGACTATGCCCATCAAGGCATGGAACTGCGTCCCATTCCCGGCATCCAGAACCCGCTGCCAACGGGCTCGCGCCCACAACCTGCCGCCAATGCCGCGCAGGTTGCCTCAGCCGACGCCAATGCACTCCCTGCACTCACCCGCCCCCGCTCTCTTTCCGCCGAAGCCACCCGGATTCTTCGCGCCGTCGGCCAGCAGTTGAAAGAGGCTTCAGCGCCGACCTTGTCGCCGCAGAAGGTGGCTGATGTTGGTGATGGGGTTAAACGTTGA
- a CDS encoding DUF2231 domain-containing protein has translation MSDASHGEASAYPFQLLFVPFPFVCFSLTLATDIAYWRTANLMWSNFSAWLLFAGLVAGGLAILAGLIDLLRRRTRPMRPSFVSIFLFIVMLLLAFINSLVHAGDGWTAVVPYGLLLSAITFVVSLMAVSASSRKYARLAWRV, from the coding sequence ATGAGTGATGCATCCCACGGGGAAGCTTCCGCCTATCCTTTTCAGCTGCTGTTCGTGCCTTTTCCCTTCGTCTGTTTTTCGCTGACGCTTGCGACGGACATTGCCTATTGGCGCACTGCCAACCTGATGTGGTCGAATTTTTCGGCTTGGCTTCTTTTTGCGGGGCTGGTCGCTGGCGGTCTGGCAATTCTTGCCGGTCTCATCGATCTGCTGCGCCGGCGCACACGACCGATGCGTCCGTCCTTTGTCTCCATCTTCCTGTTCATCGTGATGCTGCTCCTCGCCTTCATCAACAGTCTCGTTCACGCCGGTGACGGTTGGACGGCTGTGGTGCCCTACGGGCTACTGCTTTCGGCCATCACCTTCGTGGTGTCGTTGATGGCGGTCTCCGCCTCCTCCCGCAAATATGCCCGTCTGGCCTGGAGAGTATGA